One part of the Ovis canadensis isolate MfBH-ARS-UI-01 breed Bighorn chromosome 8, ARS-UI_OviCan_v2, whole genome shotgun sequence genome encodes these proteins:
- the HTR1B gene encoding 5-hydroxytryptamine receptor 1B has protein sequence MPQSCAPGPRARRDMEAVATQCPQPPSASSQTGLSQANLSAGPSHNCSAAEEYIYQDFIALPWKVVVVLLLALFTLATTLSNAFVIATVYRTRKLHTPANYLIASLAVTDLLVSILVMPISTMYTVTGRWTLGQVVCDFWLSSDITCCTASILHLCVIALDRYWAITDAVEYSAKRTPKRAAVMIALVWVFSICISLPPFFWRQAKAEAMSNCVVNTDHVLYTVYSTVGAFYFPTLLLIALYGRIYVEARSRILKQTPNRTGKRLTRAQLITDSPGSTSSVTSINSRAPEVPSESGSPVYVNQVKVRVSDALLEKKKLMAARERKATKTLGIILGAFIVCWLPFFIISLVIPICTSCWFHQAIFDFFTWLGYLNSLINPIIYTMSNEDFKQAFHKLIGFKCTN, from the coding sequence ATGCCCCAGAGCTGCGCTCCTGGGCCACGGGCGAGGAGAGACATGGAGGCAGTGGCCACTCAGTGTCCCCAGCCGCCGTCCGCGAGTTCCCAGACTGGGCTTTCTCAAGCCAACCTTTCGGCTGGTCCCTCCCACAACTGCAGCGCCGCCGAGGAGTACATTTACCAGGACTTCATCGCCCTGCCCTGGAAAGTAGTCGTGGTCCTGCTGCTGGCGCTCTTCACCTTGGCCACCACGCTCTCCAACGCCTTTGTGATCGCCACTGTGTACCGGACGCGGAAGCTGCATACCCCGGCCAACTACCTGATCGCCTCCTTGGCGGTCACCGACCTGCTCGTGTCCATCCTGGTGATGCCCATCAGTACCATGTACACGGTCACCGGCCGCTGGACGCTGGGCCAGGTGGTCTGCGACTTTTGGCTGTCGTCGGACATCACCTGTTGCACAGCCTCCATCCTGCACCTCTGTGTCATCGCCCTGGACCGCTACTGGGCCATTACGGACGCCGTGGAGTACTCGGCGAAAAGGACTCCCAAGAGGGCCGCGGTCATGATCGCGCTGGTGTGGGTCTTCTCCATCTGCATCTCGCTGCCGCCCTTCTTCTGGCGGCAGGCCAAAGCTGAGGCGATGTCGAACTGTGTGGTGAACACCGACCACGTCCTGTACACCGTCTACTCCACGGTGGGCGCTTTCTACTTCCCCACCCTGCTCCTCATCGCCCTCTATGGCCGCATCTACGTGGAAGCCCGCTCCCGGATTTTGAAACAGACGCCCAACAGAACCGGTAAGCGTCTGACCCGAGCCCAGCTGATTACCGACTCCCCCGGGTCCACGTCTTCGGTCACCTCGATTAACTCGCGGGCTCCGGAGGTACCCagcgaatccgggtctcctgtgtACGTGAACCAAGTCAAAGTGCGCGTCTCCGACGCCCTGCTGGAGAAGAAGAAACTCATGGCCGCTAGGGAGCGCAAAGCCACCAAGACCCTGGGGATCATTTTGGGCGCGTTCATCGTGTGTTGGCTGCCCTTCTTCATCATCTCCCTGGTCATCCCGATCTGCACATCCTGCTGGTTCCACCAGGCCATTTTTGACTTCTTCACGTGGCTGGGCTATCTCAACTCCCTCATCAACCCCATCATCTACACCATGTCCAACGAGGACTTCAAACAAGCTTTCCATAAACTCATAGGCTTCAAGTGCACGAACTGA